The following coding sequences lie in one Enterococcus sp. 9E7_DIV0242 genomic window:
- a CDS encoding CPBP family intramembrane glutamic endopeptidase encodes MKLTQSMLLTKEQRRGNAIVVVLFSIIVMFAAQFLVILPTQQKGINVGLAEVMVSFLSVVVIGVILLYAFLVEKRTPPSFGFKKAGSVKKYFLGLAIGSSIILSVFVINALFSAIDVQNNLSQVSWLYLAGSVIGYFFQGMMEEVLCRGLIMNTLSARYNVWTRIIANSVIFSILHAAGFTLATLNLFLAGLLFSLLFYLTDNLFFVSAIHSAWNFILGPVLGVSVSGMRNYSSVLKTNSLPQHSSLNGGIYGFEGGAVLTVVLVVIIAYALYRIKKKFSVA; translated from the coding sequence ATGAAATTAACCCAATCAATGCTCTTAACAAAAGAACAAAGGCGTGGGAATGCAATTGTTGTCGTATTATTTAGCATCATCGTGATGTTTGCCGCGCAATTTCTTGTTATTTTACCTACTCAGCAAAAAGGAATCAATGTTGGCTTAGCCGAAGTAATGGTTTCTTTCCTGTCTGTTGTTGTGATCGGAGTGATCTTGCTCTATGCATTTTTGGTTGAAAAAAGAACACCGCCTTCATTTGGTTTTAAAAAGGCAGGGAGTGTAAAAAAATATTTTTTGGGGCTGGCAATCGGCAGCAGCATTATTCTATCTGTTTTTGTGATCAATGCTCTATTTAGCGCAATTGATGTTCAGAATAATTTGAGTCAGGTGAGCTGGCTGTATCTGGCAGGTTCGGTCATTGGTTATTTTTTTCAAGGGATGATGGAGGAAGTCTTGTGCCGCGGTTTAATCATGAATACTTTGTCTGCCCGCTATAATGTGTGGACGAGGATCATTGCAAATTCGGTGATTTTTTCCATCTTGCACGCCGCCGGATTTACCCTGGCAACGCTCAATCTTTTTTTGGCAGGCTTGTTATTTTCTCTGCTTTTTTACTTAACCGATAATCTATTCTTTGTTAGTGCGATCCATAGTGCATGGAATTTTATTCTGGGTCCTGTTTTAGGTGTGTCTGTCAGTGGGATGCGGAATTACTCCTCTGTATTAAAAACGAATAGCTTGCCTCAACATAGTAGTTTGAATGGTGGGATTTATGGCTTT